A section of the Acidimicrobiales bacterium genome encodes:
- a CDS encoding acyl-CoA synthetase, whose product MSAPEPALGAPVLPLGARAAQQPDAPALIMGASGEVLTYREVDDRSNRLARMLRHEGLSPGDHIAILMENNAAYLPVAWAAQRSGLYYTALNSHLRSAEVQYILDDCGAVALVSSPAMAEAVSSLDLARIRLRLSVGGPLPGFASYEEAVAAFDAVPVPDECEGREMLYSSGTTGKPKGVRKLLAATAMGDPAAAPVQIAAAMAARGIGRGDVYLSPAPLYHSAPLVYCMSMLRLGATAVVMEHFDASLCLALIERHRVTHAQFVPTMFVRLLRLPAHERERYDLSSLRSVVHAAAPCPVAVKRRMIDWWGPIIDEYYAGTEDVGSTWITAAEWMEHPGSVGRPLSPAHVVGPDGEELGPGEEGVVYFEGGRPFEYHNDPEKTASITDRRGWRTLGDIGRLDDDGYLYLTDRQAHMIISGGVNIYPQEAENVLIGDRRVVDVAVIGVPDPEMGEAVKAVVQLVDTISGGPELEADLISECRRQIAGYKCPRSVDFVAELPRDPNGKLYKRLLRERYWEGHDSRVV is encoded by the coding sequence GTGAGCGCGCCCGAGCCTGCGCTCGGCGCCCCCGTGCTCCCTCTGGGGGCACGGGCCGCGCAGCAGCCCGACGCCCCGGCGCTGATCATGGGCGCGAGTGGCGAGGTCCTCACCTACCGGGAGGTCGACGACCGGTCCAACCGCCTGGCCCGGATGCTGCGCCACGAAGGCCTGTCCCCCGGCGACCACATCGCCATACTCATGGAGAACAACGCCGCCTACCTGCCCGTAGCGTGGGCGGCGCAACGCTCTGGGCTCTACTACACCGCGCTCAACAGCCACCTGCGCAGCGCCGAGGTCCAGTACATCCTCGATGACTGCGGTGCCGTCGCCCTCGTCTCCTCGCCGGCGATGGCCGAGGCGGTGTCGAGCCTCGACCTGGCGCGCATCCGCCTGCGCCTGTCGGTCGGCGGGCCCCTCCCCGGATTCGCCTCCTACGAGGAGGCCGTCGCCGCGTTCGACGCGGTGCCGGTCCCCGACGAGTGCGAGGGGCGGGAGATGCTCTACTCGTCGGGGACGACGGGCAAGCCCAAGGGAGTGCGCAAGCTGCTGGCCGCCACCGCCATGGGTGACCCCGCGGCCGCTCCCGTCCAGATCGCCGCGGCCATGGCGGCGCGTGGCATCGGTCGAGGCGACGTGTACCTGTCGCCGGCGCCCCTGTACCACTCGGCCCCGCTCGTCTACTGCATGTCGATGCTCCGCCTCGGCGCCACCGCGGTGGTGATGGAGCACTTCGACGCCTCGCTGTGTCTGGCGCTGATCGAGCGCCACCGGGTCACGCATGCACAGTTCGTCCCGACCATGTTCGTGCGCCTGCTCCGGCTGCCTGCGCACGAGCGCGAGCGCTACGACCTGTCGAGCCTGCGGTCGGTGGTGCACGCCGCCGCCCCGTGCCCGGTGGCGGTGAAGCGCCGCATGATCGACTGGTGGGGCCCGATCATCGACGAGTACTACGCGGGTACCGAGGACGTCGGCTCGACGTGGATCACCGCTGCCGAGTGGATGGAACACCCGGGATCGGTGGGCCGTCCCCTGTCACCCGCGCACGTCGTGGGGCCCGACGGCGAGGAGCTCGGCCCCGGCGAGGAGGGTGTCGTGTACTTCGAGGGGGGCAGGCCCTTCGAGTACCACAACGACCCGGAGAAGACGGCGTCGATCACCGACCGACGGGGCTGGCGGACACTCGGGGACATCGGCCGGCTCGACGACGACGGGTACCTCTACCTCACAGACCGCCAGGCCCACATGATCATCTCGGGGGGCGTCAACATCTACCCCCAGGAGGCCGAGAACGTCCTCATCGGCGACCGGCGCGTGGTCGACGTCGCCGTCATCGGGGTGCCCGATCCCGAGATGGGGGAGGCGGTCAAGGCCGTGGTGCAACTGGTCGACACGATCTCGGGCGGGCCGGAGCTCGAGGCCGACCTGATCTCCGAGTGCCGGCGGCAGATCGCCGGCTACAAGTGTCCCCGCAGCGTGGACTTCGTGGCTGAGCTGCCGCGCGATCCCAACGGCAAGCTCTACAAGCGGCTTCTCCGGGAACGCTACTGGGAAGGGCACGACTCTCGCGTGGTGTGA
- a CDS encoding enoyl-CoA hydratase/isomerase family protein — translation MIEVEQRGEVQVLHMRDGENRFNRASVDALNDALDVIEGVEGPLALVTTGEGKFYSNGLDLDWLASAGPEGAGFLDDVHGLLRRMLGFPAVTVAAVNGHAFAAGAMFASAHDFVVMRDDRGYWCLPEVDIGLPLTDVMYGLLAAKLPTVTTHEAITTGRRYDAGAARAAGIAHDSAPDAGVLRRAVERATGLAGKNRSVVARHKRLMYAAVLGGP, via the coding sequence ATGATCGAGGTCGAGCAGCGCGGTGAGGTGCAGGTCCTGCACATGCGCGACGGCGAGAACCGGTTCAACCGCGCCTCGGTGGACGCCCTCAACGACGCCCTCGACGTCATCGAGGGCGTCGAGGGCCCGCTCGCCCTCGTGACCACGGGGGAGGGCAAGTTCTACTCCAACGGCCTCGACCTCGACTGGCTGGCGAGCGCCGGACCCGAAGGGGCGGGCTTCCTCGACGACGTACACGGGCTGCTGCGTCGGATGCTCGGCTTCCCGGCGGTGACCGTGGCCGCGGTCAACGGGCACGCCTTCGCCGCCGGCGCCATGTTCGCCAGCGCACACGACTTCGTGGTCATGCGCGACGACCGCGGGTACTGGTGCCTCCCCGAGGTCGACATCGGCCTCCCGCTCACCGACGTGATGTACGGGCTGCTCGCCGCCAAGCTCCCCACGGTGACCACACACGAGGCCATCACGACCGGCCGGCGCTACGACGCCGGCGCCGCCCGGGCCGCCGGCATCGCCCACGACAGCGCACCCGACGCCGGGGTGCTGCGCCGCGCCGTGGAGCGGGCCACCGGGCTGGCGGGCAAGAATCGGTCCGTGGTGGCCCGGCACAAGCGCCTCATGTATGCAGCCGTGCTCGGCGGGCCGTGA
- a CDS encoding TetR/AcrR family transcriptional regulator: MARTSGTRARLLDAGATLFRRQGYAGTGLKRIVDEGGAPRGSLYHFFPGGKEQLGAEAVARSGAGFRRVLESVLEGNDPAASVRAMFDLSAAALEASDYRDGCPVATVALEAASTSEPLRLACAAVFESWADALEERLVRARVDAGVARELAVFGLAAFEGAIVLSRTARTTRPLVVCGEAVSAVVAGVVAAGAPSAGAASAPEPSGRRASGHLASAQDR; encoded by the coding sequence ATGGCCAGGACCTCCGGGACGCGGGCACGGCTGCTCGACGCCGGTGCGACGCTCTTCCGCCGCCAGGGCTACGCGGGTACGGGCCTGAAGCGGATCGTGGACGAGGGGGGCGCCCCCCGGGGGTCGCTGTACCACTTCTTCCCGGGCGGCAAGGAGCAGCTCGGTGCCGAGGCCGTGGCGCGTTCCGGGGCGGGCTTTCGCCGGGTCCTCGAGTCCGTCCTCGAGGGCAACGACCCGGCGGCGTCGGTGCGTGCCATGTTCGACCTGAGCGCCGCTGCGCTCGAGGCGTCCGACTACCGCGACGGGTGCCCCGTGGCCACGGTTGCCCTCGAGGCGGCCAGCACGAGTGAGCCGCTGCGACTGGCCTGTGCGGCGGTGTTCGAGTCGTGGGCGGACGCGCTCGAGGAGCGTCTCGTGCGCGCCCGCGTGGACGCCGGTGTGGCCCGGGAGCTCGCCGTGTTCGGGCTGGCGGCCTTCGAAGGTGCCATCGTGCTGAGCCGGACGGCGCGCACGACGCGTCCGCTCGTCGTGTGCGGCGAGGCGGTGTCGGCGGTCGTCGCCGGCGTCGTGGCTGCGGGCGCGCCGTCAGCGGGGGCTGCGTCCGCACCGGAGCCGTCTGGACGTCGGGCCTCTGGACATCTTGCGTCCGCACAGGACAGGTGA
- a CDS encoding enoyl-CoA hydratase/isomerase family protein has product MGELLQVSGADEGVVTMVLDRPAKKNALSVAVREEVCDALDTLASDEQVRVVVLAAAGDTFCAGFDLGEFSVQDPDFQRRLWQSADRFHRAVLTFPLPIVAAVQGPALAGGFDLAVMCDIRVAATDARFGHPEQTWSDVVFSPLADIVGSGPARDLCLTGRTIDAAEALRIGLVSAVVKPGVLSGEAARTAALVARGPRDALMRTKAKAMRRAGNPPDAETLEL; this is encoded by the coding sequence ATGGGAGAGCTGCTGCAGGTGTCGGGGGCCGACGAGGGCGTGGTGACCATGGTCCTCGACCGTCCCGCCAAGAAGAACGCCCTGTCGGTGGCGGTGCGCGAGGAGGTGTGCGACGCCCTCGACACCCTCGCCTCCGACGAGCAGGTGCGCGTGGTCGTGCTGGCGGCGGCCGGCGACACCTTCTGCGCCGGGTTCGACCTCGGGGAGTTCTCCGTGCAGGACCCCGATTTCCAGCGACGGCTGTGGCAGTCGGCCGACCGCTTCCACCGCGCCGTGCTCACCTTCCCGCTGCCGATCGTCGCTGCCGTGCAGGGCCCCGCGCTGGCGGGCGGCTTCGACCTCGCCGTCATGTGCGACATCCGGGTCGCCGCCACCGATGCTCGCTTCGGCCACCCCGAACAGACGTGGTCGGACGTGGTCTTCTCCCCCCTCGCCGACATCGTGGGGTCGGGACCGGCGCGCGACCTGTGCCTGACGGGACGCACCATCGACGCCGCCGAGGCATTGCGCATCGGCCTGGTGTCGGCGGTCGTCAAGCCCGGGGTGCTCTCGGGCGAAGCGGCGCGCACGGCGGCCCTGGTGGCGCGCGGCCCGCGCGACGCCCTGATGCGGACGAAGGCGAAAGCGATGCGCCGGGCGGGCAACCCCCCCGACGCCGAGACGCTCGAGCTCTGA
- a CDS encoding methylated-DNA--[protein]-cysteine S-methyltransferase, with the protein MAARSRRGGTGVMTGAHRALETPLGPLVLSADASGRLTGVSFGPTSNAPGSSGAGGVLDDAAAQLGEYFDGRRRAFTLPLAIGGTSFQRQVWEQLRRVRYGTTVSYAELARRVGRAGAARAVGHANARNPLAIIVPCHRVVGASGGLTGYGGGLEAKRFLLGIEAGAASRHPG; encoded by the coding sequence GTGGCGGCACGAAGCCGCCGCGGCGGCACGGGCGTCATGACCGGCGCGCACCGCGCCCTGGAGACCCCACTGGGGCCGCTGGTGCTGAGCGCCGATGCCTCGGGCCGCCTGACAGGCGTCAGCTTCGGGCCGACGTCGAACGCGCCCGGCTCGTCCGGGGCCGGCGGGGTGCTCGACGACGCCGCCGCGCAGCTCGGGGAGTACTTCGACGGCCGTCGCCGGGCCTTCACGCTGCCCCTGGCGATCGGGGGAACGTCGTTCCAGCGCCAGGTCTGGGAGCAGCTGCGCCGGGTCCGGTACGGCACCACCGTCAGCTACGCCGAGCTCGCCCGGCGGGTGGGCCGGGCCGGTGCCGCCCGGGCCGTGGGCCACGCCAACGCCCGCAACCCCCTGGCCATCATCGTCCCGTGCCATCGGGTCGTGGGTGCGTCGGGCGGGCTCACCGGGTACGGGGGCGGGCTCGAGGCCAAGCGCTTCCTGCTCGGGATCGAGGCGGGCGCGGCGTCACGGCACCCTGGTTGA
- a CDS encoding pyridoxamine 5'-phosphate oxidase family protein translates to MTGRIFETADDLAALQDLLDRSMAAAGPHLRTIITPDRRVDAATLSARLDGMRLLALATVTADGRPMVGPVDGIFYRGSFHFGTAPDAVRSRHLRERPQVSATHLPGEEFAVTVHGSAVPVDVSSTDSGFRRCLLDVYVPATAPSGSSSSTRGPCTCASKRPGCSRSGRAIPTPETEYVLLETRPAAMRCGPHPRRGPDVG, encoded by the coding sequence TTGACTGGCCGCATCTTCGAGACCGCCGACGACCTCGCCGCCCTCCAGGACCTGCTCGACCGGAGCATGGCCGCGGCCGGCCCCCACCTGCGCACCATCATCACCCCCGACCGACGGGTCGACGCCGCCACGCTCTCCGCCCGGCTCGACGGGATGCGACTGCTCGCCCTGGCCACGGTGACCGCCGACGGGCGTCCGATGGTGGGTCCCGTCGACGGCATCTTCTACAGGGGCTCGTTCCACTTCGGGACGGCACCCGACGCCGTGCGCTCCCGCCATCTCCGGGAACGGCCCCAGGTGAGCGCCACCCACCTGCCCGGCGAGGAGTTCGCCGTGACCGTGCACGGGAGCGCCGTGCCCGTCGACGTGAGCAGCACGGACTCGGGGTTCCGGCGCTGCCTCCTCGACGTCTACGTGCCCGCTACGGCCCCGAGTGGGAGCAGTTCCTCGACTCGGGGCCCGTGTACCTGCGCATCGAAGCGGCCCGGATGTTCACGTTCCGGACGGGCGATACCGACGCCGGAGACTGAGTACGTGCTTCTTGAGACGCGGCCCGCGGCCATGAGGTGCGGCCCGCACCCGAGGCGCGGCCCGGACGTGGGGTGA
- a CDS encoding GNAT family N-acetyltransferase yields the protein MTDVVLRPYEAADRPAVRRICHVTGYMGGPAAWYWRDAASFADLFTGYYTDEEPGSASVCEIDGDVAGYLLGCADSRTVTDPARVFGRSLLRRALVVRPGTAGFVWRSIGDAVAAGVRRQQLPPSSVVDARWPAHLHVDLLPVARGRGVGASLVRHWLERLRSASVAGCHLQTLSENTTALSFFEAMGFTREGDAVLVPGLRTPDGGRHHVQLMVQPL from the coding sequence GTGACCGACGTCGTCCTGCGGCCGTACGAAGCCGCCGACCGGCCCGCGGTGCGCAGGATCTGTCACGTGACGGGGTACATGGGCGGCCCCGCCGCCTGGTACTGGCGCGACGCCGCGAGCTTCGCGGATCTCTTCACCGGCTACTACACCGACGAAGAGCCCGGCTCCGCGTCGGTGTGCGAGATCGACGGCGACGTGGCCGGTTACCTCCTCGGCTGCGCCGATTCGCGCACGGTGACGGATCCGGCCCGGGTCTTCGGGCGCAGCCTGCTGCGACGGGCCCTCGTCGTGCGCCCCGGTACGGCGGGGTTCGTGTGGCGGTCGATCGGTGACGCCGTCGCGGCCGGCGTGCGCCGCCAGCAGCTCCCGCCCTCCTCGGTCGTCGACGCCCGCTGGCCCGCCCATCTGCACGTCGACCTGCTGCCGGTGGCGCGCGGTCGGGGGGTCGGGGCGTCGTTGGTCCGGCACTGGCTCGAACGGCTCCGGTCCGCGTCCGTCGCCGGCTGCCACCTGCAGACCCTGTCGGAGAACACGACGGCGCTGTCGTTCTTCGAGGCCATGGGCTTCACCCGGGAGGGCGACGCTGTACTCGTACCGGGTCTGCGGACGCCGGACGGTGGGCGTCACCACGTCCAGCTGATGGTGCAGCCGCTCTGA
- a CDS encoding FtsX-like permease family protein, with amino-acid sequence MTIKGLLAHRLRLALTGLAIVLGVTFISGTLVLTDTLQNTFTTLFGHIYQNVDFQVRGKAAFTDNSGRGGAVRSPIPQAIMATVRRVPGVAAAEGTVSGYAQFVAPNGTAIRTGGAPTLGVSFDPDPQLSSLRVVRGVAPSSSSDVAMDQGTAQKYHFAPGDHVRVLLAGAPQTFTLTGIVRFGTADNLAGATLAAFDLSTAQRIFDENGHVDTINVLARPGTDTPSLQRAIARVLPAGVEVVTGQTVANEQTNAINQALSFFSTALLVFAFIALFVGGFTIFNTFSIIVGQRTRELALLRIVGASRRQVFRSVLAEAGILGLVASLIGLGLGVLSAIGLEALLKGFGITLPSGALVFQFRTVVAAIVVGVGVTMVSAISPARRAVRIPPVAALVDYRGDEAESSRRRVVIGSVIAGLGIAALASGLTKPAIQLVGLGAVAVFIGIGMLAPIVARPMASLLGRPLSRALGISGKLGRENSMRSPRRTAQTSSALMVGLALVSTMAVFGASLSRSATSSVDNAVSADYIITASGNGPGGFSNSVADAASRVPGVASASTVYSGEFEFQHSLANLTAVSTDHLPDTVILRMDAGSGGPALAARELLIDTTTANTKHLSVGSVVPVKFAETGASTMRIGGIFKPNALLGSFLVGDGFFLSHFNAPLPVAVLLDTNGHTGGVTKAVSSGLEAYPNLQIRTRAQFEKAQQAQVNQLLGLVYALLALAVVIALIGIVNTLMLSVFERTHEIGLLRAVGMKRRQIRAMIRSEAVILSLFGAIVGVVVGTALGSAFAAALKQQGITDIVLPFGSLVTFLVLAALLGLGAASWPARRAAKLDVLAAIAAD; translated from the coding sequence GTGACCATCAAGGGCCTCCTCGCGCACCGGCTGCGGTTGGCGCTCACCGGGCTCGCCATCGTGCTCGGGGTGACGTTCATCTCCGGCACCCTCGTCCTGACGGACACGCTCCAGAACACCTTCACCACGCTGTTCGGCCACATCTACCAGAACGTCGACTTCCAGGTCCGGGGCAAGGCGGCGTTCACCGACAACAGCGGGCGCGGCGGGGCCGTGCGCTCGCCGATCCCGCAGGCGATCATGGCCACGGTGCGCCGGGTGCCCGGCGTCGCCGCCGCCGAGGGGACCGTCAGCGGCTACGCGCAATTCGTCGCGCCGAACGGCACGGCCATCCGCACCGGGGGGGCGCCCACCCTCGGTGTGTCGTTCGACCCCGACCCCCAGCTGTCCTCGCTGCGAGTGGTCCGCGGCGTCGCCCCCAGTTCTTCGAGCGACGTCGCCATGGACCAGGGCACGGCGCAGAAGTACCACTTCGCCCCGGGTGACCACGTGCGGGTGCTCCTGGCCGGGGCGCCCCAGACCTTCACCCTCACGGGCATCGTCAGGTTCGGGACCGCCGACAATCTGGCGGGGGCGACATTGGCGGCGTTCGACCTCTCGACGGCCCAGCGGATCTTCGACGAGAACGGCCACGTCGACACCATCAACGTGCTGGCCCGACCGGGCACCGACACACCGAGCCTGCAACGCGCCATTGCCCGGGTGCTGCCGGCGGGGGTGGAGGTGGTCACCGGCCAGACGGTGGCAAACGAGCAGACGAACGCCATCAACCAGGCGCTGTCCTTCTTCTCCACCGCGCTCCTGGTCTTCGCGTTCATCGCTCTGTTCGTGGGCGGGTTCACGATCTTCAACACCTTCTCGATCATCGTCGGCCAACGGACCCGCGAACTCGCCCTGCTGCGCATCGTCGGGGCGAGCCGCCGACAGGTCTTCCGCTCCGTCCTGGCCGAGGCCGGCATCCTCGGCCTGGTTGCCTCGCTGATCGGGCTCGGCCTGGGCGTGCTGTCGGCGATCGGCCTCGAGGCCCTGCTGAAGGGGTTCGGCATCACGCTGCCCTCGGGCGCGCTGGTCTTCCAGTTCCGGACGGTGGTGGCCGCCATCGTCGTGGGCGTCGGCGTGACCATGGTCTCGGCGATCAGCCCGGCGCGCCGCGCCGTTCGCATTCCCCCGGTGGCGGCGCTCGTCGACTACCGAGGGGACGAGGCGGAGTCCTCCAGGCGCCGCGTGGTGATCGGCAGCGTCATCGCCGGCCTCGGCATCGCCGCCCTGGCGTCGGGGCTGACCAAGCCCGCCATCCAACTCGTGGGCCTGGGAGCGGTAGCGGTCTTCATCGGCATCGGGATGCTGGCGCCGATCGTGGCCCGGCCCATGGCGAGCCTCCTCGGGCGCCCGTTGTCCCGCGCCCTGGGTATCTCCGGGAAGCTGGGCCGTGAGAACTCGATGCGCAGCCCGCGCCGGACAGCCCAGACGTCCTCGGCGCTCATGGTCGGCCTGGCGCTGGTCTCCACGATGGCGGTCTTCGGCGCCTCCCTGTCGCGGTCGGCCACGAGCAGCGTCGACAATGCCGTCAGTGCCGACTACATCATCACGGCGTCGGGCAACGGCCCGGGCGGCTTCAGCAATTCGGTGGCGGATGCCGCCTCACGTGTGCCGGGCGTGGCGAGCGCGTCCACCGTCTACAGCGGTGAGTTCGAGTTCCAGCACTCGCTGGCGAACCTGACCGCGGTGTCGACCGACCATCTCCCGGACACCGTGATCCTGCGGATGGACGCCGGCTCGGGTGGCCCCGCCCTGGCGGCGCGGGAACTGCTCATCGACACCACGACGGCGAACACCAAGCACCTCTCGGTGGGCTCGGTCGTACCGGTGAAGTTCGCCGAGACCGGCGCGTCGACGATGCGCATCGGCGGGATCTTCAAGCCCAACGCCCTGCTCGGCAGCTTCCTCGTCGGGGACGGCTTCTTCCTCTCGCACTTCAACGCCCCCCTCCCCGTCGCCGTGCTCCTCGACACCAACGGCCACACCGGGGGCGTCACCAAGGCCGTCTCGAGCGGGCTCGAGGCCTACCCGAACCTGCAGATCCGGACCCGGGCCCAGTTCGAGAAGGCGCAACAGGCCCAGGTGAACCAGCTCCTGGGCCTCGTGTACGCCTTGCTGGCCCTCGCCGTCGTCATCGCCCTCATCGGCATCGTGAACACCCTGATGCTCTCGGTGTTCGAACGGACCCACGAGATCGGGCTGCTCCGGGCGGTCGGGATGAAGCGCCGCCAGATCCGGGCCATGATCCGGTCGGAAGCGGTCATCCTGTCGCTCTTCGGTGCGATCGTCGGCGTCGTCGTCGGGACGGCGCTGGGGTCGGCCTTCGCGGCGGCGCTGAAACAACAGGGGATCACCGACATCGTGCTCCCCTTCGGCAGTCTCGTGACGTTCCTGGTCCTGGCGGCGTTGCTGGGGCTCGGTGCCGCCAGCTGGCCGGCGCGGCGCGCCGCGAAGCTCGACGTCCTGGCGGCGATCGCCGCCGATTGA
- a CDS encoding ABC transporter ATP-binding protein, protein MTVTDQASTGASRTPQTPAARAVDLVKTYGKGDAAVQALAGINVEFGRGQFTAVMGPSGSGKSTLMHCMAGLDTPTSGRTFVGDLEIGLLDDGGLTQMRRDRIGFVFQSFNLVPTLTAGENITLPADLAGMKVDQAWFDYLVEQLRIGDRLSHRPVELSGGQQQRAACARALISRPDLIFADEPTGNLDSNSSAEMLAFLRRSVTEFEQSIVMVTHDPRGAAYADRVVFLADGRIVGELLSPTADSVLEQMKLLGN, encoded by the coding sequence ATGACGGTGACAGACCAGGCATCGACAGGAGCATCCAGAACTCCGCAGACACCGGCGGCGCGTGCGGTCGACCTCGTGAAGACGTACGGCAAGGGTGACGCCGCCGTGCAGGCGCTGGCCGGCATCAACGTCGAGTTCGGGCGGGGACAGTTCACCGCCGTCATGGGGCCCTCCGGTTCCGGCAAGTCGACGCTCATGCACTGCATGGCCGGGCTGGACACGCCGACGTCGGGGCGAACCTTCGTCGGCGACCTCGAGATCGGGCTCCTCGACGATGGCGGCCTGACCCAGATGCGCCGCGACCGGATCGGCTTCGTGTTCCAGTCCTTCAACCTGGTGCCCACGCTGACGGCGGGCGAGAACATCACCCTCCCCGCCGACCTGGCCGGCATGAAGGTCGACCAGGCGTGGTTCGACTACCTCGTCGAGCAGCTCAGGATCGGAGACCGGCTGAGCCACCGGCCCGTCGAGCTGTCCGGGGGCCAGCAGCAGCGGGCCGCATGCGCCCGGGCGCTCATCAGCCGGCCGGACCTGATCTTCGCCGACGAGCCCACGGGCAACCTCGACTCCAACTCGTCGGCCGAGATGCTCGCCTTCCTGCGCCGCTCGGTGACGGAGTTCGAGCAGTCGATCGTCATGGTCACGCACGACCCCCGTGGTGCGGCCTACGCGGATCGCGTCGTCTTCCTGGCCGACGGCAGGATCGTCGGGGAGCTGTTGTCCCCGACGGCCGATTCGGTCCTCGAGCAGATGAAGCTGCTGGGGAATTGA
- a CDS encoding aldo/keto reductase, giving the protein MRTRTLGQGLVVSAQGLGCMGMSEFYGAGDEAESIATIHRALDLGVTLLDTADMYGPFTNEELVGRAIVGRRHEVVLATKFGNERAPDGTRIGINGRPEYVRSACDASLRRLGVDHIDLYYQHRVDTDTPIEDTVGAMAELVAAGKVGYLGLSEAAPDTVRRAHAVHPITALQTEWSLWTRDPETDGVLETVRELGIGFVAYSPLGRGFLSGAIRTPEDLAPDDFRRHNPRFRGESFRKNLELVGRFEEIAAAKGVATSQLALAWVLARGDDVVPIPGTKRRAYLEQNVAADDIRLSEEELRRIDEVLPVGAAAGDRYGDMTPVHR; this is encoded by the coding sequence ATGCGAACGCGGACACTCGGACAGGGCCTGGTCGTCTCCGCTCAGGGGCTGGGCTGCATGGGCATGAGCGAGTTCTACGGGGCGGGGGACGAGGCGGAGTCGATCGCCACCATCCACCGGGCCCTCGACCTCGGCGTGACGCTGCTCGACACCGCCGACATGTACGGGCCGTTCACGAACGAGGAGCTGGTGGGTCGGGCCATCGTCGGGCGACGCCACGAGGTCGTCCTCGCCACCAAGTTCGGCAACGAGCGCGCCCCCGACGGCACCCGCATCGGCATCAACGGCCGCCCCGAGTACGTGCGGTCGGCGTGCGACGCCTCCTTGCGCCGGCTCGGGGTGGATCACATCGACCTCTACTACCAACATCGTGTCGACACCGACACCCCCATCGAGGACACCGTCGGCGCCATGGCCGAGCTGGTGGCCGCGGGGAAAGTCGGGTACCTCGGGCTGTCCGAGGCGGCGCCCGACACGGTCCGCCGGGCACATGCCGTCCACCCGATCACGGCGCTGCAGACCGAGTGGTCGCTGTGGACCCGGGACCCCGAGACCGACGGTGTGCTCGAGACGGTGCGCGAGCTGGGCATCGGCTTCGTCGCCTACTCGCCGCTCGGGCGGGGATTTCTCTCCGGCGCCATCCGGACGCCGGAGGACCTGGCCCCCGACGACTTCCGCCGCCACAACCCGCGCTTCCGGGGCGAGAGCTTCCGTAAGAATCTCGAGCTCGTGGGGCGCTTCGAGGAGATCGCCGCGGCCAAGGGAGTGGCGACGTCCCAGCTGGCCCTGGCCTGGGTGCTCGCCCGCGGGGACGACGTGGTCCCGATCCCGGGCACCAAGCGGCGCGCCTACCTGGAGCAGAACGTGGCCGCCGACGACATCCGGCTCTCCGAGGAGGAGCTGCGGCGGATCGACGAGGTCCTGCCCGTCGGTGCCGCCGCCGGCGACCGCTACGGCGACATGACGCCGGTGCACCGCTGA